Proteins encoded within one genomic window of Formosa agariphila KMM 3901:
- a CDS encoding glycosyltransferase family 2 protein — MTKITAIIPTGNEIHNIEAVIESVKFADEILVVDSFSTDGTYEKALPLATKVIRREFDYFASQKNWAIPQAKHEWILLVDADERVTPELQTEIIEILKNPDPNIVAYWIGRLNHFMGERVHYSGWRNDKVIRLFKRDFCVYEDKFVHEEIEANGNVGHLKNKLYHNTYTTFDKYLEKMNRYAWLQAKDYDKKTGKLTPYHFVLKPFWGFFKHYIIQSGFRDGVIGLTIGYIQGYVIFMRYVKLWLLRKGRK; from the coding sequence ATGACTAAAATTACTGCTATTATTCCTACTGGGAATGAAATACATAATATTGAAGCTGTGATAGAGTCGGTTAAATTTGCTGATGAAATTTTAGTTGTGGACAGTTTTAGTACAGATGGTACTTACGAAAAAGCATTGCCTTTGGCCACTAAAGTCATTCGTAGAGAATTTGACTATTTTGCATCTCAAAAAAACTGGGCTATTCCGCAAGCCAAGCACGAATGGATTTTACTTGTAGATGCCGATGAACGTGTTACACCAGAGTTACAAACAGAAATTATTGAAATTCTAAAAAATCCAGACCCTAATATAGTAGCGTATTGGATTGGAAGATTAAATCATTTTATGGGAGAACGCGTACATTATAGTGGATGGAGAAATGATAAAGTTATTCGCTTATTTAAACGTGATTTTTGTGTTTATGAAGATAAATTCGTACACGAAGAAATTGAAGCCAATGGAAACGTTGGACATTTAAAAAATAAACTTTACCACAATACTTATACGACTTTCGATAAGTATTTAGAAAAGATGAATCGGTATGCGTGGTTGCAGGCTAAAGATTACGATAAGAAAACAGGAAAACTCACTCCTTATCATTTTGTTTTAAAACCTTTTTGGGGATTCTTTAAACACTATATCATTCAAAGTGGATTTAGAGATGGTGTAATTGGACTAACCATAGGTTACATTCAAGGGTATGTTATTTTTATGCGCTATGTAAAACTGTGGTTATTGCGTAAAGGCAGAAAATAA
- a CDS encoding IS1096 element passenger TnpR family protein, which yields MIYRFRVILDNDTDEDVFRDLEIRKTDTLEDLHNIITQAFGFDGAEMASFYKSDDEWNQGEEYSLFDLSDGQESVSLMNENILENILNSEQTKLIYVYDFFNMWTFFVELGEISNEVDGVDYPNLMFVHGQIPAEVPERNFEADDDFDDFDEFEDDMDFDDYDGLDFDENWN from the coding sequence ATGATTTATAGATTTAGAGTAATCTTAGACAACGACACCGACGAGGATGTATTTCGCGATTTAGAAATTCGTAAAACAGATACCTTAGAAGACTTGCACAACATTATCACTCAAGCTTTTGGTTTTGATGGTGCCGAAATGGCATCATTTTACAAGAGTGACGACGAGTGGAATCAAGGTGAAGAATATTCTCTATTCGATTTAAGCGACGGACAAGAATCTGTGAGTTTAATGAATGAAAATATACTAGAGAATATTCTAAATAGCGAGCAAACAAAATTAATTTACGTTTACGATTTCTTCAACATGTGGACGTTCTTTGTAGAACTAGGAGAAATATCTAATGAAGTTGACGGCGTAGATTATCCAAATTTAATGTTCGTACATGGTCAAATTCCTGCTGAAGTACCAGAGCGTAATTTTGAAGCCGATGATGATTTCGACGACTTTGATGAGTTTGAAGACGATATGGACTTCGACGATTATGATGGTTTAGATTTCGACGAAAACTGGAATTAA
- a CDS encoding glycosyltransferase family 4 protein, which translates to MVILHVSGVSNWGGGENHIENLYYELEQANLDVKQYIFCVQDSVFHKRLIQKNYACIPAPLDFKIDPRYIFKLIRTCRSKNIDLIHLHDPTALTLSVIADRISNSLPPFIFSKKTVFEIKQRKSTLFKYNYKKIEKYICVSKAVAEVTAKNIEDTSKIMTIYNGIRFSNKTDVTDFKLREQYLIPENKIIVGNIGNHIRAKNLLTFLNVIDDIVNTKKLPHFHFVQIGNFTKKTDEYVEKVKELKLEDYITFTGFIDNASNYIPQFDVFMLTSQSEGLPQVINEAFYFKIPVISTNPGGIPEIIEHGVNGFLSQVNDYKTLSDNLVNLTTDEELKHQFIEKSHAQIINGFSSEIMAQKTFDVYKTILDKK; encoded by the coding sequence ATGGTTATTTTACATGTTTCTGGAGTATCTAATTGGGGTGGTGGCGAAAATCACATTGAGAATTTATATTACGAATTAGAACAGGCTAACCTAGATGTTAAGCAATATATTTTTTGTGTACAAGATTCTGTTTTTCATAAAAGATTGATTCAGAAAAACTACGCATGTATTCCTGCACCTTTAGATTTTAAAATTGACCCAAGATATATTTTTAAACTTATAAGAACCTGTCGTTCTAAAAATATCGATTTAATCCATCTACACGACCCTACAGCCCTAACATTATCTGTTATAGCCGATAGAATAAGTAATTCATTACCGCCCTTTATTTTTAGTAAAAAAACCGTTTTCGAAATTAAACAAAGGAAATCTACGCTCTTTAAATACAACTATAAAAAAATTGAAAAATACATCTGTGTATCTAAAGCTGTTGCAGAAGTGACCGCTAAAAACATAGAAGACACATCAAAAATAATGACTATTTATAACGGTATCCGTTTTAGTAATAAAACCGATGTTACAGATTTTAAGTTAAGAGAGCAGTACCTGATTCCGGAAAACAAAATCATTGTAGGAAACATAGGGAATCATATTCGTGCAAAAAACTTACTTACATTCTTAAATGTAATTGACGATATCGTTAACACAAAAAAACTCCCCCATTTTCATTTTGTTCAAATAGGTAACTTCACCAAGAAAACAGATGAATACGTTGAGAAAGTTAAAGAGTTAAAATTAGAAGATTATATAACATTTACAGGTTTTATAGATAATGCATCTAACTATATTCCGCAGTTCGATGTGTTTATGTTAACCTCACAGTCTGAAGGATTACCACAAGTAATTAATGAAGCCTTTTATTTCAAAATACCTGTTATATCTACTAATCCAGGTGGAATTCCTGAAATTATAGAGCATGGTGTTAATGGTTTTTTGTCTCAAGTAAACGATTATAAAACTCTTTCAGATAATTTGGTCAATTTAACTACAGACGAGGAATTAAAACATCAGTTTATTGAAAAATCTCACGCCCAAATTATTAATGGTTTTTCTTCAGAAATTATGGCACAAAAAACATTTGATGTTTATAAAACAATTTTAGACAAAAAATAA
- a CDS encoding lipopolysaccharide kinase InaA family protein → MNKKQYIEGTSKKQAELLDKFILNFDDLGEDFGNQDRNSLKLFKLEEQTINVKSFKVPNLVNQIAYKFFRKSKAQRSFEYANILKEKGIGTPQPIAYYEFSTPFAFKNSYYISEQLDCELTYRELCHDLNYPNHEVILRGFTRFTFELHEKHINFLDHSPGNTLIKKAGSDYKYYLVDLNRMEFGPMDFETRMKNFGRLTTHKSMIQIMSDEYAKCSGDDSEKVFQAMWQYTEAFQARFQRKQRLKKKLKFWKK, encoded by the coding sequence TTGAATAAAAAACAATATATAGAGGGAACATCAAAAAAGCAAGCAGAATTATTAGATAAATTTATTCTGAATTTTGATGATTTAGGAGAAGATTTTGGTAACCAAGATCGGAACTCTCTAAAGCTTTTCAAATTAGAGGAGCAGACCATTAATGTAAAATCTTTTAAAGTCCCTAATCTAGTTAATCAGATAGCATATAAGTTCTTCAGAAAAAGTAAAGCGCAACGTTCTTTTGAATATGCAAATATATTGAAGGAAAAGGGGATAGGTACACCGCAGCCAATTGCTTATTATGAATTTAGTACGCCTTTTGCATTTAAAAACAGTTATTATATAAGTGAACAATTAGATTGCGAATTAACTTATCGTGAATTGTGTCATGATTTAAATTACCCAAATCATGAAGTCATTTTACGTGGGTTTACTAGATTCACTTTTGAACTACATGAGAAGCATATTAATTTTTTAGATCACTCTCCTGGAAATACTTTGATAAAAAAAGCAGGCTCAGATTATAAGTATTACTTAGTAGATTTAAATAGAATGGAGTTTGGTCCTATGGATTTTGAAACCCGTATGAAGAATTTCGGACGTTTAACAACTCATAAATCTATGATACAAATTATGAGTGACGAATATGCAAAATGTTCCGGAGATGATTCTGAAAAAGTGTTTCAGGCAATGTGGCAATATACAGAAGCTTTTCAAGCGCGTTTTCAACGCAAACAACGACTAAAAAAGAAATTAAAATTTTGGAAAAAATAG
- a CDS encoding glycosyltransferase family 2 protein — MYQVAVILINYNSSGFTINAVKSLIEHTSNTLNWQLIVIDNASHYDDYEVLKKGLPKMEHLTLFRSRVNTGFGGGNMLGVQFAKSKYYAFVNNDTLVKNDCLSNLSMFLENHSNVALCAPQGFDENNKVLKSFDHFLTLKRELFGRKILEKLSPERYPKRNIQYNTPLKVDAIPGSFMFIDAKAFDMVGGFDTNIFLYYEETDLAYRISKLKDRKDCYLVPDSQYIHFRGKSTSLNIKIKQELKLSLLYVIKKNSGYLSYIILKTLMSVKYIFKSLVKPKYFSFVNLLVFHGASLSKSLKQSQKILEK; from the coding sequence ATGTATCAAGTAGCTGTAATTTTAATAAATTATAACTCATCGGGTTTTACTATAAATGCAGTTAAATCTCTAATAGAACACACTTCAAATACATTAAATTGGCAGCTTATCGTAATTGATAACGCATCTCATTACGACGATTATGAAGTTTTAAAGAAGGGGCTTCCTAAAATGGAGCATCTTACCCTTTTTAGAAGCAGGGTTAATACAGGCTTTGGAGGAGGAAACATGCTCGGCGTTCAATTTGCAAAATCAAAGTATTATGCCTTTGTAAACAACGATACTTTAGTAAAAAACGACTGTTTATCTAATTTATCTATGTTTTTAGAAAACCACTCGAATGTTGCTCTATGTGCTCCTCAAGGGTTCGATGAAAATAATAAGGTTTTAAAATCTTTCGATCACTTTTTAACTTTAAAACGAGAATTATTTGGACGAAAAATCCTTGAAAAACTAAGTCCAGAAAGATATCCAAAAAGAAATATACAATATAATACTCCTTTAAAGGTAGATGCTATTCCAGGTTCTTTTATGTTTATTGATGCTAAGGCATTCGATATGGTTGGTGGTTTCGATACAAATATTTTTCTGTATTATGAAGAAACAGACCTTGCTTATAGAATAAGTAAACTGAAAGATAGAAAGGATTGCTACTTGGTTCCTGATTCACAATACATTCACTTTAGAGGCAAAAGCACGTCGCTAAATATAAAAATTAAACAAGAGTTAAAGTTATCCTTACTATATGTTATAAAAAAGAATTCTGGATATCTTAGCTATATCATTCTTAAAACTTTAATGTCTGTTAAGTACATTTTCAAATCTTTAGTAAAACCAAAATACTTTAGTTTTGTAAACTTATTAGTGTTTCATGGTGCTTCACTAAGTAAATCTTTAAAACAGTCACAAAAAATATTAGAAAAATAA
- a CDS encoding ABC transporter permease → MLRLLNLELQKLLLNRASKVLIFISFILPFTVLILSSIKINFFGLFTLELGELGIFNFPVIWHITTFFASQFKFFFAIVVVSMIGNEYSNKTIKQNLIDGLSKKEFILSKFYTIVFFSAIATILIGLATFAIGMYYSSYTEASIIFRETNFLLAYFVKLVGFFSLCLFLAMLVKRSAFALGGLFVLFIVEWIGFGIIAWQTSSELAEKVQRFFPLKSMYNLIKQPFQRVIMTKFPEKSEMFYDYAVHPTDIFIVIIWTAIFVFFSYKLLERRDL, encoded by the coding sequence ATGTTACGACTTTTAAATTTAGAATTACAAAAACTTCTACTTAATCGCGCCAGTAAAGTATTGATTTTTATTTCATTTATTTTACCGTTTACCGTATTAATACTTTCATCTATTAAAATAAACTTCTTTGGATTATTCACCTTAGAATTAGGAGAATTAGGCATATTTAATTTCCCTGTAATTTGGCATATTACAACATTTTTCGCCTCTCAGTTTAAGTTTTTCTTCGCCATAGTTGTGGTGAGTATGATTGGTAACGAATACAGCAACAAAACCATTAAACAAAATCTTATTGATGGATTAAGTAAAAAAGAATTCATCTTATCTAAATTCTATACCATCGTATTTTTCTCTGCCATTGCAACCATTTTAATTGGGTTAGCTACATTTGCTATAGGGATGTACTACTCGAGCTATACCGAAGCCAGTATTATTTTTAGAGAAACTAACTTTCTACTCGCTTATTTTGTTAAGCTTGTTGGCTTTTTTAGTTTGTGTTTATTTTTAGCCATGTTGGTTAAACGCTCTGCATTTGCGCTAGGCGGTCTATTTGTATTATTTATTGTTGAATGGATTGGATTCGGCATTATAGCATGGCAAACCAGCAGTGAACTTGCTGAAAAAGTTCAGAGATTCTTTCCGCTTAAATCGATGTACAATTTAATTAAGCAACCGTTTCAGCGTGTAATCATGACAAAATTCCCAGAGAAATCAGAAATGTTTTACGATTATGCTGTACATCCTACAGATATATTTATTGTAATAATTTGGACAGCAATTTTTGTTTTCTTTTCTTACAAATTATTAGAACGAAGAGATTTATAA
- a CDS encoding CCA tRNA nucleotidyltransferase: MNYKEALQNPIFKIISQSANELHLDSYVIGGFVRDFILNRGSAKDIDVVAIGSGIALAKQVAKNLPNKPKVQVFKTYGTAMLRYNDIEIEFVGARKESYNEDSRNPVVEDGTLEDDQNRRDFTINALALDLNENRFGNLLDPFGGIQDLENKIIRTPLNPDITYSDDPLRMMRAIRFATQLNFVIEDESLNAITRNNSRLEIITKERIIVELNKILESKVPSIGFLLLEKTGLLNYILPELTALKGIDEVEGQRHKDNFYHTLEVVDNIAENTDNLWLRWAALLHDIGKAPTKRFSKKVGWTFHGHEFEGSKMTYHLFKRLKLPLNDKMKFVQKMVFMSSRPIVLAQDIVTDSAVRRLVFDAGDAVEDLMTLCEADITTKNPKKFKKYHNNFKIVRDKIVEVEARDHVRNFQPPISGEEIMETFSLKPSKEIGQIKDVIKEAILEGEIPNEHEAAFQLMLKAGKKLGLTVAK; encoded by the coding sequence ATGAATTACAAAGAAGCATTACAGAACCCTATTTTTAAAATTATTTCGCAATCGGCAAACGAACTACATTTAGACAGTTATGTAATTGGTGGCTTTGTTCGAGATTTTATTTTAAACCGTGGTTCTGCCAAAGATATCGATGTTGTTGCAATAGGTAGCGGAATTGCGCTTGCAAAACAAGTCGCAAAAAACTTACCTAACAAACCTAAAGTTCAAGTTTTTAAAACATATGGTACTGCCATGTTACGTTATAACGACATTGAAATTGAATTTGTTGGCGCTAGAAAAGAATCTTATAACGAAGACAGCAGAAATCCAGTTGTTGAAGATGGCACTTTAGAAGACGATCAAAACCGTCGTGATTTTACAATAAATGCCCTGGCTCTCGATTTAAACGAAAACCGTTTTGGAAATTTGTTAGATCCTTTTGGAGGGATTCAAGATTTAGAAAATAAAATTATTCGCACCCCTTTAAATCCAGATATTACTTATAGTGACGATCCTTTACGTATGATGCGCGCCATTCGATTCGCGACGCAATTAAATTTTGTTATTGAAGACGAATCTCTAAATGCCATTACTAGAAATAATAGTCGTTTAGAAATTATTACTAAGGAACGTATTATAGTCGAACTCAATAAAATTCTAGAAAGTAAAGTACCGTCTATCGGATTTCTTTTACTAGAAAAAACAGGGCTTCTAAACTATATTTTACCAGAATTAACCGCTTTAAAAGGAATAGACGAGGTTGAAGGCCAACGCCATAAAGACAATTTTTATCACACTTTAGAAGTTGTAGACAATATTGCCGAAAACACAGATAATCTCTGGTTACGTTGGGCAGCCTTACTCCACGATATAGGTAAAGCACCAACCAAAAGATTTAGTAAAAAAGTAGGTTGGACGTTTCACGGACACGAATTTGAGGGGTCTAAAATGACATATCACTTATTTAAACGCTTAAAATTACCATTGAATGATAAAATGAAATTTGTTCAGAAAATGGTGTTTATGAGCTCTCGCCCTATAGTATTGGCACAGGATATTGTTACAGATTCTGCCGTAAGACGATTGGTTTTTGACGCTGGAGATGCAGTAGAAGATTTAATGACTTTATGTGAGGCTGATATCACGACAAAAAATCCGAAGAAATTCAAAAAATACCATAACAATTTTAAGATCGTAAGAGATAAGATTGTAGAAGTTGAAGCTCGAGATCATGTGCGTAATTTTCAGCCACCTATTTCAGGAGAGGAAATTATGGAGACGTTTAGTTTAAAACCTTCAAAAGAAATTGGACAGATTAAAGATGTAATTAAAGAAGCAATTCTTGAAGGAGAAATTCCAAACGAACACGAAGCTGCTTTTCAGTTAATGTTAAAAGCTGGAAAAAAATTAGGGTTAACGGTAGCAAAATAG
- a CDS encoding COX15/CtaA family protein → MKTKDNKNVIYWLFTGCFLIFIMVIVGGITRLTDSGLSISNYKLITGTIPPIGDVEWQEAFDLYQQHPEFKHYNSHFTIDDFKSIYFWEWFHRLIGRVIGLVFFFPFVYFIITKQLTKSTIKKCIVLLCLGGFQGFLGWYMVKSGLVDMPDVSHFRLAAHLTAAFLTFAATLWVALDLIYPNKNIVNTKYRNLIIVTYIVLLIQIIYGAFIAGLKAGLLHNHWPLMNEGKFIHHTVYVLEPFYKNLIENPSGIQFVHRMIAYIVVGLIVMLWYKSKKIQLTNSQRIAINALLILVFLQFSLGVFTLLLHVPVWLGVLHQVGAFFLLSGMTFMLHRFSK, encoded by the coding sequence ATGAAAACAAAAGACAATAAAAACGTAATTTACTGGTTATTTACCGGTTGTTTTTTAATTTTTATTATGGTTATTGTTGGCGGTATTACACGCCTTACAGATTCTGGACTTTCTATTTCTAATTACAAATTAATAACAGGAACTATTCCGCCAATTGGCGATGTAGAATGGCAAGAAGCATTCGATTTATATCAGCAACATCCAGAGTTTAAACACTACAATTCTCATTTTACTATAGACGATTTTAAAAGTATTTACTTTTGGGAATGGTTTCATCGCTTAATTGGTCGCGTAATTGGTTTGGTCTTCTTTTTTCCATTTGTATATTTTATTATCACAAAACAACTTACTAAATCTACTATTAAAAAGTGTATTGTTTTACTATGCCTTGGAGGATTTCAAGGATTCCTAGGTTGGTATATGGTAAAAAGTGGCTTGGTAGATATGCCAGATGTAAGTCATTTTAGGTTGGCTGCCCACCTCACGGCCGCCTTTTTAACGTTCGCGGCAACACTTTGGGTGGCATTAGATTTAATATATCCAAATAAGAACATTGTAAACACAAAATACAGAAACCTTATTATTGTTACTTATATTGTATTACTCATTCAAATTATCTATGGTGCATTTATCGCTGGCTTAAAGGCTGGTTTACTGCATAATCATTGGCCTTTAATGAACGAAGGCAAATTTATACACCACACCGTTTATGTACTTGAACCCTTTTATAAAAACCTGATTGAAAACCCAAGCGGGATTCAATTTGTACACCGCATGATTGCTTATATTGTAGTGGGTTTAATTGTCATGCTATGGTATAAATCAAAGAAAATACAATTAACAAACAGCCAAAGAATAGCTATAAACGCCTTATTAATACTCGTTTTTCTTCAGTTTTCTTTAGGTGTATTCACCCTACTTTTACACGTACCGGTTTGGCTAGGCGTATTGCATCAAGTTGGTGCATTTTTCTTATTATCTGGAATGACATTTATGTTACATCGTTTTAGCAAATAA
- a CDS encoding ABC transporter ATP-binding protein, which translates to MAGILTINNLTKKFGPLTAVNNLSFTINKGNVYGILGPNGSGKSTTLGIVLNVVNKTSGSFSWFGGTISTHDALKKVGAIIERPNFYPYMTAYQNLKLVCKIKGIDFSKIEEKLDVVGLLDRKHGKFQTFSLGMKQRLAIASALLNDPEILILDEPTNGLDPQGIHQIREIIKQIAQNGTTILLASHLLDEVEKVCSHVVVLRKGVKLYSGRVDEMIASHGYFELKAEDNNALRTVLESNPAFGKISEDNQILKVFLNEPLEALEFNKLMFERGIVLSHLVKRKQSLEEQFLQLTDHQ; encoded by the coding sequence TTGGCAGGCATACTCACAATTAATAATCTTACAAAAAAATTCGGACCACTTACCGCAGTTAACAATTTGTCTTTCACTATTAACAAAGGCAATGTCTATGGTATTTTGGGACCAAACGGAAGCGGAAAATCGACAACCTTAGGAATTGTTTTAAATGTTGTTAATAAAACTTCTGGAAGTTTTAGTTGGTTCGGCGGCACCATTTCTACGCATGATGCTTTAAAAAAAGTAGGTGCAATTATAGAGCGTCCTAATTTTTATCCATACATGACGGCATACCAAAATTTAAAATTGGTTTGCAAAATTAAAGGAATCGATTTTAGTAAAATTGAAGAAAAGCTAGATGTTGTTGGTTTGTTAGATAGAAAACATGGAAAATTTCAAACCTTCTCTCTAGGTATGAAACAGCGCTTAGCCATTGCCTCTGCCCTATTAAACGATCCTGAAATTTTAATTTTAGATGAACCTACAAACGGATTAGACCCACAAGGTATACATCAAATTAGAGAAATTATAAAACAAATTGCACAAAACGGAACCACCATTTTATTGGCATCTCATTTATTAGATGAAGTAGAAAAAGTGTGTTCGCATGTGGTTGTGCTTAGAAAAGGTGTGAAATTATACTCTGGTCGTGTAGACGAAATGATTGCCAGTCACGGATACTTTGAATTAAAAGCCGAAGACAATAACGCTTTAAGAACGGTCTTAGAAAGCAATCCTGCTTTCGGAAAAATCTCTGAAGACAACCAAATTCTAAAGGTGTTTTTAAACGAACCTTTAGAAGCCTTAGAATTTAATAAACTAATGTTTGAAAGAGGAATTGTTTTATCGCATTTGGTAAAACGTAAACAAAGTTTAGAAGAGCAATTTTTACAATTAACAGACCACCAATAA
- a CDS encoding glycosyltransferase family 9 protein, whose translation MKILVVQQKMIGDVLTSSILFEALKKEYPNATLHYLINGNTFSVVEHNPYIDNIVLFPSEAEKNTKALITFAKALSTENFDVIIDVYSKLSSNIISYYSKAKTKISYHKWYSNWIYSKTIKRTTKANTEAGLAIENRLQLLKPLIKDVPEVIKPKIYLTASEIEHSKQFLLTNGLNLEKPIFMIGVLGSGESKSYPLTYMSAVIDTIVQITNAQILFNYIPPQLDLAQQIFDACKPETQKHIFFTVYGKSLRSFLGILSQCQAIIGNEGGAINMAKALNIKTFTIFSPWIDKETWSIFEDKTTNVSVHLKDYLPEIYKSKPEKYLKKDSLELYKKFTPEYFKNTLIDFLNPYKS comes from the coding sequence ATGAAGATATTAGTTGTACAACAGAAAATGATTGGGGATGTGCTTACAAGTAGTATTCTGTTTGAAGCATTAAAAAAAGAATACCCTAATGCGACCTTGCATTACCTTATTAATGGGAATACATTTTCTGTTGTAGAACATAATCCATATATAGATAATATTGTTTTATTCCCTAGTGAAGCGGAAAAAAACACCAAAGCGCTAATCACTTTTGCGAAAGCATTAAGTACTGAAAATTTTGATGTGATTATCGATGTCTACTCAAAACTTTCTAGTAACATTATAAGTTATTATTCTAAAGCAAAAACCAAAATATCGTATCATAAATGGTATTCTAATTGGATATACTCTAAGACCATAAAGCGTACAACTAAAGCCAACACTGAAGCTGGCTTAGCCATAGAAAACAGATTACAGCTTTTAAAACCTTTAATTAAGGATGTTCCTGAAGTTATTAAGCCAAAAATTTATTTAACAGCTTCAGAAATTGAACACAGCAAACAATTTCTTTTAACTAACGGATTGAATCTAGAGAAACCTATTTTTATGATAGGTGTTTTAGGAAGTGGCGAATCTAAATCCTACCCATTAACCTATATGTCTGCTGTTATCGATACGATTGTTCAGATCACCAACGCTCAAATTTTATTCAATTATATTCCTCCACAGTTAGACTTAGCACAACAAATTTTTGATGCTTGTAAACCTGAAACTCAAAAACATATTTTCTTTACTGTCTATGGCAAAAGTCTGCGAAGTTTTTTAGGTATTTTATCTCAATGTCAAGCTATTATTGGTAATGAAGGTGGCGCTATTAATATGGCAAAGGCTTTAAACATTAAAACGTTCACTATTTTTTCACCTTGGATAGATAAAGAAACTTGGAGCATTTTTGAGGATAAGACCACGAACGTCTCTGTTCATTTAAAAGATTACTTACCAGAAATTTACAAATCTAAACCCGAAAAATATCTTAAAAAAGACAGTCTAGAATTATATAAAAAATTCACTCCAGAGTACTTTAAAAATACTTTAATCGATTTTTTAAATCCATATAAATCCTAA
- a CDS encoding L-threonylcarbamoyladenylate synthase translates to MQKEITNALKVLKEGGLILYPTDTVWGIGCDATNEEAVKKIFKLKQREDSKALICLVADDRMLKKYVKKIPEAAFSIFDISEAPITIIYDEPQNLATNLIAEDNTIAIRIPDDDFCFQLLRRFNGAIVSTSANISGQPTPKSYKEIAPDILKGVDYVVNLHHEKKNAKPSSIIKLSNSGVVKVIRE, encoded by the coding sequence ATGCAAAAAGAAATCACAAATGCCTTAAAAGTTTTAAAAGAAGGCGGACTCATACTCTACCCTACAGACACGGTTTGGGGAATTGGTTGCGATGCCACTAACGAAGAGGCTGTAAAAAAAATATTTAAACTAAAACAACGCGAAGATAGTAAAGCTTTAATTTGCTTGGTGGCAGACGATAGGATGCTAAAGAAATATGTGAAGAAAATCCCGGAAGCAGCATTTAGTATTTTCGATATTTCTGAAGCACCAATTACAATTATTTACGACGAGCCTCAAAATTTAGCTACGAACTTAATTGCCGAAGACAATACAATTGCTATTCGTATTCCTGACGATGATTTTTGCTTTCAATTATTACGCCGTTTTAATGGTGCCATTGTCTCTACCTCTGCAAATATTAGTGGGCAACCAACTCCAAAATCCTACAAAGAAATCGCTCCCGATATTTTAAAAGGTGTAGACTATGTCGTAAATTTGCACCACGAAAAAAAGAACGCAAAACCATCATCTATAATTAAGTTAAGTAATAGTGGTGTTGTGAAAGTTATACGAGAGTAA